From a single Chitinophaga sp. Cy-1792 genomic region:
- a CDS encoding YHS domain-containing protein yields the protein MKYVLVAAALFIISCGQQSKPAQSDSKSTETQETAAPVAASDKLPDPVCEMPYDTSYHEWTVYKNDTIHFCSNTCKEIFLKNPEKQMAKLGK from the coding sequence ATGAAATATGTTCTCGTAGCAGCGGCATTGTTTATCATCTCCTGTGGTCAACAATCCAAACCGGCACAATCAGATAGTAAAAGCACCGAAACACAGGAAACCGCAGCTCCTGTAGCAGCGTCAGACAAACTCCCTGATCCTGTATGTGAAATGCCTTACGATACCAGCTATCACGAATGGACTGTTTATAAAAACGATACCATCCATTTCTGCTCTAATACCTGCAAGGAAATCTTCCTGAAAAATCCGGAAAAACAAATGGCCAAACTGGGAAAATAA
- a CDS encoding M13 family metallopeptidase: protein MSKTNSVKLSMLAAVIAFSACNSGNSSQNTADTTKVPAFNMADIDSTFKPCDDFDNYVNGNWKKHNPVPSTESRWGAFGILDKENKEVRLKGIIAEISSQKDLKKGTEEQQIADYYASFLDTATIEKRGITPLQPYLDQINGVKTLADWASVTGDLQRIGISTFTGFGVDADAKDSKMNILYQGQDGLSLGEKSYYERQDSATKNVRDEFVKHIDKMFTLAGFTEANPGKTILDFETKLAKAQLSNVELRDPVKTYNRAAYGELKKLAPDFDWDAFTQKQDIKADTLIIQNKAYLTAANGIVKATPLDVLKTYSKWQLLTRFAGYLPKGLDDENFRFFGTVLTGKKEQKPRVERSIRSTDNTLGMPLGKLFAKKYFPETSKKKVSEMIENVRTVFGERIDKLSWMGDSTKAMAHKKLATFTYKIGYPDKWKDYSSIDIQKDKLVENTVSAILYHHKEDVAKIGKPVDKAEWMMTPQTVNAYYNPLNNEVVFPAGILQPPFYNANADDAINYGGIIAVIGHEFTHGFDDQGSQFDADGNLKDWWTKADRANFDKLANRYADYFSSIQALPGFNINGKLTLGENIADLGGLTLAYHALEKSFAGKEQPKPIDGFTWQQRFFLGWAQVWHETITDAALRNQVQTNPHSPARYRILGPLPHLVEFQQAWSCTDSTKMALPADKRVVIW from the coding sequence ATGAGTAAAACCAATTCGGTAAAGTTATCGATGCTGGCTGCGGTAATTGCATTCTCAGCATGTAACTCCGGCAACTCCTCTCAAAACACTGCCGACACCACAAAGGTTCCCGCCTTCAATATGGCAGACATTGACAGCACCTTCAAACCCTGCGACGACTTCGACAACTACGTTAATGGAAACTGGAAAAAACACAACCCGGTTCCTTCTACAGAAAGCCGCTGGGGCGCCTTCGGAATCCTCGATAAGGAAAATAAAGAAGTCCGCCTGAAAGGTATTATCGCCGAAATCAGTAGCCAGAAAGACCTGAAAAAAGGTACCGAAGAACAACAAATTGCTGATTACTACGCTTCTTTCCTGGATACCGCTACCATCGAAAAACGAGGCATCACTCCCTTACAGCCTTACCTTGATCAAATTAATGGTGTCAAAACCCTTGCCGACTGGGCCAGCGTTACCGGCGACCTCCAGCGAATCGGTATATCTACTTTCACTGGCTTTGGCGTAGACGCTGATGCAAAAGATAGTAAAATGAACATCCTCTACCAGGGCCAGGATGGTCTGTCTCTGGGAGAAAAAAGCTATTACGAAAGACAAGACTCCGCTACCAAAAACGTTCGCGACGAGTTTGTTAAACATATCGATAAAATGTTTACCCTGGCAGGCTTCACCGAAGCTAACCCTGGTAAAACCATCCTCGACTTCGAAACCAAACTGGCTAAAGCACAGCTCTCTAACGTAGAACTCCGCGATCCGGTTAAAACTTATAACCGTGCTGCCTACGGCGAACTCAAAAAACTGGCACCGGATTTCGACTGGGATGCCTTCACCCAGAAACAGGATATCAAAGCTGATACCCTCATCATTCAGAACAAAGCATACCTCACCGCTGCCAACGGCATCGTGAAAGCTACCCCGCTGGATGTACTGAAAACTTACTCCAAATGGCAACTGCTGACCCGCTTCGCTGGTTACCTGCCTAAAGGCCTGGATGATGAAAACTTCCGCTTCTTCGGCACCGTTTTAACCGGTAAAAAAGAACAGAAACCTCGCGTAGAACGCTCTATCCGCTCTACAGACAATACCCTCGGCATGCCACTGGGTAAACTGTTCGCTAAAAAATACTTCCCTGAAACTTCTAAAAAGAAAGTTTCCGAGATGATCGAAAACGTACGTACCGTATTTGGTGAAAGAATCGACAAACTCTCCTGGATGGGCGATTCTACCAAAGCTATGGCACATAAAAAACTCGCCACCTTTACCTACAAAATCGGTTATCCTGATAAATGGAAAGACTATTCTTCTATTGATATCCAGAAAGATAAACTGGTGGAAAACACCGTATCTGCTATTCTGTACCACCATAAAGAAGATGTAGCTAAAATCGGTAAACCTGTGGATAAAGCAGAGTGGATGATGACACCGCAGACCGTAAACGCTTACTACAACCCATTAAATAATGAAGTAGTATTCCCTGCCGGTATCCTCCAGCCTCCTTTCTACAACGCTAACGCTGATGACGCTATCAACTACGGCGGTATCATCGCTGTGATCGGACACGAATTTACCCACGGCTTCGATGACCAGGGTTCTCAGTTCGATGCAGATGGTAACCTGAAAGACTGGTGGACAAAAGCTGACCGCGCTAACTTTGATAAACTGGCTAACCGCTACGCTGATTACTTCAGCAGCATCCAGGCTTTACCAGGCTTCAATATCAACGGTAAACTTACCCTCGGTGAAAATATCGCTGACCTGGGTGGTCTGACACTGGCCTACCACGCACTGGAAAAATCCTTCGCAGGTAAAGAACAACCTAAACCTATCGACGGATTTACATGGCAGCAACGCTTCTTCCTGGGCTGGGCACAGGTTTGGCACGAAACCATCACCGATGCGGCACTCCGCAACCAGGTACAAACCAACCCTCACTCTCCGGCAAGATATCGTATCCTCGGCCCACTGCCTCACCTGGTGGAATTCCAGCAGGCATGGAGCTGTACCGATTCTACCAAAATGGCTTTGCCAGCAGATAAACGTGTAGTTATCTGGTAA
- a CDS encoding inorganic phosphate transporter, with product MTLLVVIIILAFIFDYINGFHDAANSIATIVSTKVLTPFQAVLWAALFNFAAFFIAKYIIGEFKVANSVASSVFEQYITLKVILCGLIAAITWNLFTWWLGIPSSSSHTLIGGFIGAAVTSARTLDVINYHKVLPIVYFIVLAPLIGMVVSFIITLIIVNVCRRANPFRAENWFKRLQLVSSAALSLGHGSNDAQKVMGIIAAAMVSAGYIPNLKAMPDWIPLACFCAIALGTMSGGWKIVKTMGTRITKVTPLEGVAAESAGAITLFFTEHLGIPASTTHVITGAIMGVGATKRLSAVRWGVTVSLLWAWVLTIPISGLLAALVYAITSIFI from the coding sequence ATGACATTACTCGTAGTTATTATTATTCTGGCATTCATTTTCGACTATATCAATGGTTTTCATGATGCCGCCAACTCTATCGCAACGATAGTATCGACCAAAGTACTGACGCCGTTTCAGGCCGTACTTTGGGCCGCCTTGTTCAACTTTGCCGCCTTCTTTATTGCCAAATACATAATTGGAGAATTTAAAGTAGCCAACTCTGTTGCCAGCTCAGTTTTTGAACAATACATTACACTTAAAGTGATCCTCTGCGGCCTTATTGCTGCTATTACCTGGAATCTCTTTACCTGGTGGCTGGGTATCCCGTCCAGTTCCTCCCATACCCTTATCGGAGGCTTCATCGGCGCCGCTGTTACCAGCGCCCGTACCCTGGATGTGATCAACTACCACAAAGTATTACCTATCGTATACTTCATCGTACTGGCGCCACTCATTGGTATGGTGGTGTCATTTATTATTACCCTTATCATTGTAAACGTTTGCCGCCGCGCCAATCCTTTCCGTGCGGAAAACTGGTTCAAACGCCTGCAGCTGGTATCCAGCGCGGCACTGAGCCTTGGCCACGGTAGTAACGATGCACAAAAAGTAATGGGTATCATCGCAGCAGCCATGGTCTCTGCAGGTTATATCCCTAACCTCAAAGCCATGCCAGACTGGATTCCACTGGCCTGCTTCTGCGCCATCGCACTCGGTACGATGAGCGGCGGTTGGAAAATCGTTAAAACAATGGGTACCCGTATCACCAAAGTAACTCCGCTGGAAGGCGTTGCTGCTGAAAGTGCCGGTGCCATCACCCTCTTCTTTACAGAACACCTCGGTATCCCGGCCAGTACCACACACGTTATTACCGGTGCCATCATGGGTGTAGGCGCAACAAAACGCCTCTCCGCTGTAAGATGGGGCGTTACCGTTAGTCTCCTCTGGGCATGGGTACTCACCATTCCTATCAGCGGACTCCTGGCAGCACTGGTGTATGCGATCACCAGCATCTTCATTTAA
- a CDS encoding DHCW motif cupin fold protein, with the protein MKHPFQCIDWRAIPSTTHPGITGTALWQTLQLPGLRLRIVNYSPGYLADHWCKKGHIVHCLEGSFISELDNGEQFELQQGMTYVVSDELSNHRSSTESGVKLLIIDGDFLQ; encoded by the coding sequence ATGAAACATCCTTTTCAGTGTATAGACTGGCGTGCTATTCCCTCTACCACCCATCCGGGCATTACTGGCACGGCATTATGGCAAACGCTCCAATTGCCTGGTTTACGCTTACGTATTGTAAATTATTCGCCTGGTTATCTTGCAGATCATTGGTGTAAGAAGGGACATATCGTCCATTGCCTGGAGGGTAGTTTTATCAGTGAGCTGGATAACGGGGAGCAGTTTGAGCTGCAGCAGGGAATGACATACGTTGTTTCGGACGAGTTGAGTAATCATCGTTCGAGTACGGAATCAGGAGTAAAGCTGTTGATTATAGATGGTGATTTTCTGCAATAA
- a CDS encoding UDP-2,3-diacylglucosamine diphosphatase, whose protein sequence is MSEKRSLEIAVISDVHLGIYGCHAKELIQYLDSIDPKILVLNGDIIDIWQFSKRYFPKAHTKVIRRILKMIGKGTEVVYLTGNHDEALRKYSGFELSNFRIDDKLFLEVDGKRHWFFHGDVYDITMKNSKWLAKLGGKGYDLLIILNRLVNNTLERFGREKMSFSKKVKQGVKQAVKFISDFEQTVAEIAVDKNIDVVCCGHIHQPLIKEMQVAGKTVTYLNSGDWVESLTALEYANHQWTLYQHPVSKSKVVLPEDEDDLPLVFPTPNDFGLR, encoded by the coding sequence ATGTCAGAAAAGCGTTCATTAGAAATAGCAGTAATCTCCGATGTACACCTCGGAATATACGGCTGTCATGCAAAAGAGCTGATTCAGTACCTGGATAGCATAGATCCGAAGATCCTCGTGCTGAACGGGGATATCATCGATATCTGGCAGTTTAGCAAGCGCTATTTCCCTAAAGCACACACTAAAGTCATCCGCCGCATCCTGAAAATGATCGGAAAAGGAACCGAAGTGGTATACCTGACCGGTAACCATGATGAGGCTTTACGTAAATATTCAGGCTTTGAACTGAGTAATTTCCGTATCGATGACAAGTTATTCCTTGAAGTTGATGGCAAAAGACATTGGTTTTTCCATGGAGATGTATATGATATCACCATGAAAAACTCTAAATGGCTGGCCAAACTGGGCGGGAAGGGATATGATTTGCTGATTATTCTTAACCGACTGGTAAATAACACCTTAGAGCGCTTTGGGCGGGAAAAGATGTCTTTCTCCAAAAAAGTAAAACAAGGGGTAAAACAGGCGGTGAAATTTATTTCCGACTTTGAACAGACAGTGGCAGAGATCGCTGTTGATAAAAATATTGACGTGGTTTGCTGCGGACACATCCACCAGCCACTGATCAAAGAAATGCAGGTAGCCGGTAAAACGGTGACCTACCTGAACTCCGGCGACTGGGTAGAAAGCCTTACCGCGCTGGAATATGCCAACCACCAATGGACCTTATACCAACATCCCGTATCTAAATCTAAAGTAGTACTTCCGGAAGATGAAGATGATCTCCCCCTCGTATTTCCTACTCCCAATGATTTTGGTCTGCGCTGA
- a CDS encoding DUF47 domain-containing protein, producing the protein MGGFNSFVKLFMPKDRVFYSLFEDVASNLVEMAQVLNELVATTDLSVRKDKVHLIERLEHKNDDYTHRIFVELGQNFITPFDREDIHYLAATLDDVADYIHGSAKRMDIYKVHNINDSIRKLAELIHLGVLELHKAIHELRTMANMRIITDACVKINSLENHADDIYDMAIADLFETEQNAAELIKMREIYQALEIATDKCEDCANVIETIIIKYS; encoded by the coding sequence ATGGGAGGCTTCAATTCTTTTGTTAAATTATTCATGCCGAAAGACCGGGTATTTTATTCTCTGTTTGAAGATGTAGCTTCCAATTTAGTGGAAATGGCACAGGTCCTGAACGAACTGGTTGCCACTACAGACCTTTCTGTCAGAAAGGATAAAGTACACCTGATCGAACGTCTGGAGCACAAAAACGATGATTACACCCACCGCATATTTGTTGAATTAGGTCAGAACTTCATTACCCCGTTCGACCGTGAAGACATCCACTACCTTGCTGCTACTTTAGACGACGTTGCCGATTATATCCATGGCTCTGCCAAAAGAATGGATATCTATAAAGTTCATAATATCAACGACAGCATCCGTAAACTGGCTGAACTCATTCACCTCGGTGTGCTCGAACTCCATAAAGCTATTCATGAGCTCCGTACCATGGCCAACATGCGCATCATCACCGATGCATGTGTAAAAATCAACAGCCTGGAAAACCATGCTGATGACATCTACGACATGGCAATCGCTGATCTGTTCGAAACAGAACAGAACGCAGCTGAACTGATCAAAATGCGTGAAATTTACCAGGCACTGGAAATCGCTACAGACAAATGCGAAGACTGCGCCAACGTAATCGAAACCATTATCATTAAGTACTCTTAA